In a genomic window of Bacteroidota bacterium:
- the bamD gene encoding outer membrane protein assembly factor BamD: MFKKVSSLLLIACALIFTSCNTYNRLLKSSDFELKYSKAVEYYSKKNYVKALPLLEELMTVYRGTAKAEQVSYYYAYSNFGLGDYLLASYHLKNFVRTFPKSEFAEEAMFTSAYCYFLDSPSYSLDQENTVKAINEFQLFINLYPSSERIKDCNEYIDKLRSKLERKYYEIALLYYNIEDYKASMQAFKNLLKDFPDNPYREEANFMILKSNYLLAKNSVIEKRSERYKSTIENYYKFIDKYSNSKYLSEAESIFESSQKQLNKEKQEKS; this comes from the coding sequence AAGTTAGCAGCCTTTTATTGATTGCCTGCGCACTCATTTTTACTTCTTGTAATACTTACAACCGTTTACTTAAAAGCTCTGATTTTGAGTTAAAATATAGTAAGGCAGTAGAATATTATTCTAAAAAAAATTATGTTAAAGCCTTGCCATTACTGGAGGAGTTGATGACAGTTTACCGAGGTACAGCAAAAGCCGAACAGGTTTCATATTATTATGCTTACAGTAATTTTGGATTAGGCGATTACTTATTAGCAAGCTATCATTTAAAGAACTTTGTAAGAACATTTCCTAAAAGTGAATTCGCTGAAGAAGCAATGTTTACCAGTGCTTATTGCTATTTTTTAGATTCACCTAGTTACAGTTTAGATCAGGAAAATACAGTTAAAGCGATTAACGAATTTCAGTTATTTATAAATTTATACCCTTCGAGTGAACGAATTAAAGATTGCAACGAATACATTGATAAATTAAGAAGCAAACTGGAGCGTAAATATTATGAAATAGCTTTGTTGTATTATAACATTGAAGATTATAAAGCATCCATGCAAGCTTTCAAAAATTTATTGAAGGATTTTCCTGATAATCCTTACCGAGAAGAAGCTAATTTTATGATTTTAAAGTCAAACTATTTATTGGCTAAAAATAGTGTTATCGAAAAGCGAAGTGAACGTTATAAATCCACCATCGAAAACTATTATAAATTTATAGATAAATACAGTAACAGTAAATATTTGTCTGAAGCTGAATCGATTTTTGAATCATCACAGAAGCAATTAAATAAAGAGAAACAAGAGAAATCATAA
- a CDS encoding DNA-directed RNA polymerase subunit omega gives MSYKKTAAESSTITRDLRDLDATTGNIYETLAIISKRANQISTEMKEELNNKLSEFATSSDNLEEVFENREQIEVSKHYEKLPKPVLIAIQEFAEGKIYSRNPAKETN, from the coding sequence ATGAGTTACAAAAAAACAGCTGCCGAATCATCTACTATCACTAGAGATTTAAGAGATTTAGACGCAACAACAGGTAATATTTATGAAACACTAGCTATCATTTCTAAACGTGCCAATCAAATCAGCACTGAAATGAAGGAAGAGTTAAATAACAAATTAAGCGAGTTTGCAACTTCTAGCGATAATTTAGAAGAAGTGTTCGAAAACCGCGAACAAATTGAAGTTTCTAAACATTATGAAAAACTTCCAAAACCGGTATTGATTGCTATTCAAGAATTTGCAGAAGGAAAAATTTATTCGCGAAACCCTGCAAAAGAAACTAACTAA